A genomic segment from Vicia villosa cultivar HV-30 ecotype Madison, WI unplaced genomic scaffold, Vvil1.0 ctg.000896F_1_1, whole genome shotgun sequence encodes:
- the LOC131632053 gene encoding uncharacterized protein LOC131632053, whose amino-acid sequence MSNKHQFKILSITGENSITWNNNLIEYLSCEGLNKILEGDNSGKTTDDPEEMEKKKSKVNRIIKHHLDDGLQTEYLNAKDPKILWDKIKARFGHQKKVLLPSLMDQWNKLRFQDYKTVIAYNSAMHQIITKLEFCGKTITEKEKLEKTFSTFHASQVLLQQQYRMREYTEYSDLVAALLVAEQNNELLIKNHQARPTGTMPYPEINATTFNRGRGGFNRLKRCGGHVRSDGNNGHARFDGQNQ is encoded by the coding sequence ATGTCCAATAAGCATCAATTCAAAATTTTAAGCATAACTGGGGAGAACTCCATAACCTGGAACAACAATTTAATAGAGTACCTTTCATGTGAGGGACTTAACAAAATCCTTGAAGGAGACAATTCTGGAAAAACAACAGATGACCCagaagaaatggaaaagaaaaagtcaaaagtGAACAGAATAATAAAGCACCATCTTGACGATGGATTGCAAACAGAATACTTAAATGCTAAAGATCCCAAGATTTTATGGGACAAAATTAAAGCAAGATTTGGACATCAGAAGAAAGTCTTGTTACCCTCATTAATGGATCAGTGGAACAAGTTACGGTTCCAAGATTACAAAACTGTCATTGCATATAATTCTGCTATGCACCAGATTATAACAAAGCTAGAATTTTGTGGCAAAACTATAACTGAAAAGGAAAAGTTGGAAAAAACATTTTCAACCTTCCATGCATCCCAGGTATTATTACAACAACAATATAGAATGAGGGAATACACTGAGTATTCTGATTTAGTTGCAGCCCTTCTGGTGGCAGAACAAAATAACGAGCTCCTTATAAAAAACCACCAGGCACGACCCACAGGAACAATGCCATATCCGGAAATTAATGCCACGACTTTTAATCGTGGGCGTGGTGGCTTTAATCGTCTTAAGAGATGTGGTGGTCATGTTCGTTCTGATGGTAATAATGGTCATGCTCGTTTTGATGGTCAAAATCAATGA